One part of the Tenacibaculum sp. 190130A14a genome encodes these proteins:
- the hutI gene encoding imidazolonepropionase, with protein sequence MTTLLINIKELIQVRENNIKKVSGADMKVLPTIKNAFLLLEDDTIIDYGSMENVPSSADTTIDCTGKMILPTWCDSHTHIVYAGNREQEFVDRINGLTYEEIANKGGGILNSAKKLQETSEDDLYEQSSKRLEEVMQLGTGAVEIKSGYGLTVEAELKMLRVIKKLRENYKLPIKATFLGAHAFPTEYKNNKEGYIDLIINAMLPKIAKENLAEFIDAFCETGYFSVEDTDKILEAGKKYGLTPKVHVNQFTTIGGVQVSIKHDALSVDHLEVMNAEDIEALKGTKTMPVALPSCSYFLSIPYTPAREIMNAGLPLALATDFNPGSTPSGNMNFVVATACIKMKMTPEEAINAATINGAYAMNLSEEVGSITKGKKANFILTKEILSYGAIPYNFGSVLIDSVFINGKAI encoded by the coding sequence ATGACAACTTTATTGATAAATATCAAGGAATTAATACAAGTTAGAGAAAACAATATTAAAAAGGTATCTGGAGCAGATATGAAAGTTTTACCAACAATCAAAAATGCTTTTTTACTTTTAGAAGATGATACAATTATTGATTATGGAAGTATGGAGAATGTGCCTTCTTCAGCAGATACAACGATTGATTGTACTGGCAAAATGATTTTACCAACTTGGTGTGACTCTCATACACATATTGTATATGCTGGAAACCGTGAACAAGAATTTGTTGATAGAATTAACGGGCTTACCTATGAAGAGATCGCTAATAAAGGAGGTGGAATTTTAAATTCCGCTAAAAAATTACAAGAAACTTCAGAAGATGATTTGTACGAACAATCTTCTAAACGTTTAGAAGAAGTAATGCAATTAGGTACTGGAGCCGTTGAAATTAAATCAGGATACGGACTTACGGTAGAAGCTGAATTAAAAATGCTTCGTGTTATAAAGAAGTTAAGAGAAAACTATAAGCTACCTATTAAAGCTACCTTTTTAGGAGCCCATGCTTTTCCTACAGAATATAAAAACAATAAAGAAGGTTATATTGATTTAATCATTAACGCAATGCTACCTAAAATTGCTAAAGAAAATTTAGCCGAGTTTATCGATGCATTTTGTGAAACAGGATATTTCTCTGTAGAAGATACGGATAAAATCTTAGAGGCTGGTAAAAAATATGGATTAACGCCAAAGGTACATGTGAATCAATTTACCACTATTGGAGGTGTACAAGTGAGTATAAAGCATGATGCATTATCTGTAGACCATTTAGAAGTAATGAACGCTGAAGATATTGAAGCTTTAAAAGGAACGAAAACCATGCCGGTAGCATTACCGTCTTGCTCATACTTTTTAAGTATTCCTTATACTCCTGCTAGAGAGATTATGAATGCTGGTTTACCTTTGGCATTAGCTACAGATTTTAACCCTGGTTCTACTCCATCTGGTAACATGAATTTTGTAGTTGCCACGGCTTGTATTAAAATGAAAATGACTCCTGAAGAAGCTATCAATGCTGCTACTATTAACGGAGCTTATGCCATGAATCTTTCTGAAGAAGTTGGAAGTATAACTAAAGGAAAAAAAGCAAATTTTATTCTTACCAAAGAGATTTTAAGCTATGGAGCTATTCCGTATAACTTTGGTTCTGTATTGATTGATTCAGTTTTCATTAACGGAAAAGCGATTTAA
- a CDS encoding formimidoylglutamase → MLRIFSKTEIQEFVSPREGETKLGEMVQTISSIDDLNNTSASYVILGVPEDIGVKMNYGNRGAQTAFTPTLKSFLNTQQNQFIDGKDILILGYLDYAEEVAKFDGSDREKGDYLVKAIDKKLSEVIKIIVASGKTPIIIGGGHNNAYGNLKGLSEGKNQPINVINLDAHTDLRRLEERHSGNGFSYAIEHTYVDKYFMFGLHENYTPQYIFDEIHSNINIDYNLYEELEVYKTASFENELQRAENFIQEKPFGIEVDLDCIQHFPSSAMTPSGFQPQQARRFVYCLGKNNNASYLHICEGAPAVMKDVIANGQVGKFISYLISDFIKAKNA, encoded by the coding sequence ATGTTACGTATTTTTTCTAAGACAGAAATTCAAGAGTTTGTAAGTCCAAGAGAAGGAGAAACAAAATTAGGTGAAATGGTACAAACCATTTCAAGTATTGATGACTTGAATAATACCTCAGCTAGCTATGTTATACTTGGTGTTCCTGAAGATATTGGTGTAAAAATGAATTATGGAAATAGAGGCGCACAAACAGCTTTTACGCCTACTTTAAAATCTTTTTTAAACACACAACAAAATCAATTTATCGATGGAAAGGATATTCTGATACTTGGTTATTTAGATTATGCTGAAGAGGTTGCTAAATTTGATGGATCTGATCGTGAAAAAGGTGATTATTTAGTAAAAGCTATTGATAAAAAGCTATCTGAAGTTATCAAAATCATTGTAGCATCTGGTAAGACTCCAATAATTATAGGTGGAGGACACAACAATGCTTATGGAAATTTAAAAGGACTTTCCGAAGGAAAAAATCAACCTATAAATGTGATTAATTTAGATGCTCATACGGATTTACGCCGTTTAGAAGAACGTCATAGTGGTAATGGTTTTTCTTATGCTATTGAACATACATACGTTGATAAATACTTTATGTTTGGTTTGCATGAAAACTATACACCGCAATACATTTTTGATGAAATTCATAGCAATATAAATATCGATTATAATTTATATGAAGAATTGGAAGTTTACAAAACAGCTTCTTTTGAAAATGAACTACAACGTGCAGAAAACTTTATTCAAGAAAAACCTTTTGGAATAGAAGTAGATCTAGATTGTATTCAACATTTTCCAAGCAGTGCTATGACTCCAAGTGGTTTTCAACCTCAACAAGCTCGTAGGTTTGTTTATTGTCTTGGAAAAAACAATAATGCTTCTTATTTACATATTTGTGAAGGTGCTCCAGCAGTAATGAAAGATGTAATTGCCAATGGACAAGTAGGAAAGTTTATTTCTTATTTAATTTCTGATTTTATAAAAGCTAAAAACGCTTAG
- a CDS encoding putative quinol monooxygenase, translating to MKKIIIARLSIKEAYKTQFLTLSENMVKTSNSEEGCITYQLHNDVFDSNSFLFYEEYINEEAVNHHNNSTHFSNFINAITPLLTQAPIINMY from the coding sequence ATGAAAAAAATAATTATAGCCCGATTAAGTATAAAAGAAGCGTATAAAACGCAATTTTTAACTCTTTCTGAAAATATGGTAAAAACTAGTAATTCTGAAGAAGGGTGCATTACATATCAACTACATAACGATGTATTTGATTCTAATAGCTTTTTATTTTACGAAGAATATATAAATGAAGAAGCGGTTAATCATCATAATAACTCAACTCATTTCAGTAATTTTATTAATGCTATTACTCCCCTTTTAACCCAAGCTCCAATTATTAACATGTACTAA